One Branchiostoma floridae strain S238N-H82 chromosome 1, Bfl_VNyyK, whole genome shotgun sequence genomic region harbors:
- the LOC118425818 gene encoding retinol dehydrogenase 14-like — translation MAPSVQDLAVPAAVLGAGVALVLIRRFYFHPGICRSQRGMAGKTVLITGANCGIGKATALELARRRARVIMACRDPQKGRQAAADIRKHTADGELVVKQLDLASLASVRQFSEEILKEEPQLDVLINNAGVFQTPFLTTEDGFELQFGVNHMGHFLLTNLLQDLLKRSAPSRVVVLSSQLYRRGKIDFHNLNGEIYYDRAAGYANSKLANNLFTRELARQLEGTGVTVNSVSPGMVWTNLGRHVHHPLWKKVLFAPLAMFLLGTPWEGAQTVLYAAVAEELDGVTGRYFRQCKESPLDPAATDEGVAKKLWEVSEKLVGLDLQ, via the coding sequence ATGGCGCCGTCCGTGCAGGATTTGGCGGTCCCGGCTGCAGTTTTAGGCGCCGGGGTAGCTCTTGTGCTGATCAGGCGCTTCTACTTCCACCCGGGCATCTGCAGGAGCCAGCGGGGCATGGCGGGGAAGACCGTCCTGATCACGGGAGCGAACTGCGGCATCGGGAAGGCGACGGCACTGGAGCTGGCCAGGCGCCGAGCCCGCGTCATCATGGCCTGCCGGGACCCGCAGAAGGGACGACAAGCGGCCGCCGACATCCGAAAACACACCGCAGACGGCGAGTTGGTGGTTAAGCAGCTCGACCTCGCGTCTCTAGCGTCCGTCAGACAGTTTTCCGAAGAGATTCTGAAGGAGGAACCGCAGCTGGACGTCCTGATCAACAATGCCGGGGTGTTCCAGACGCCGTTCCTGACGACGGAGGACGGGTTCGAGCTGCAGTTCGGAGTGAACCACATGGGCCACTTCCTCCTCACCAACCTGCTGCAGGACCTGCTGAAGCGATCCGCTCCCAGCAGGGTGGTGGTCCTCTCCTCGCAACTCTACCGCCGCGGCAAGATAGACTTCCACAACCTGAACGGCGAGATCTACTACGACAGGGCGGCCGGGTACGCCAACAGCAAGCTCGCTAACAACCTGTTCACGCGCGAGCTGGCCAGGCAACTGGAGGGAACAGGTGTCACGGTCAACTCCGTCTCTCCCGGGATGGTCTGGACGAACCTAGGCCGCCATGTCCACCACCCGCTCTGGAAGAAGGTCCTGTTCGCGCCGCTGGCGATGTTTCTGTTGGGGACGCCGTGGGAGGGCGCGCAGACGGTTCTGTACGCGGCTGTAGCCGAGGAGCTGGACGGGGTGACAGGAAGGTACTTCCGCCAGTGTAAGGAGAGTCCGCTGGACCCAGCGGCCACGGACGAAGGGGTCGCCAAGAAACTCTGGGAAGTCAGCGAGAAGCTCGTAGGGCTAGACTTACAATAA